CTCGCAGGAGCAGGCACCGCGGGCAAGGCGCCTGCGTGGGGGCCTCTTCTGCGCGCCAGCGGCTTCGCTGAGACGGTCACGGTAGGAACAGACGCACGGTATTTGCCGGTGTCGACCGATTTTGAACTGATCACCCTGCATTACTTCCTGGACGGCCTGTTCCACAAGATCGTGGATGCCCGGGGGACGGTCGCTTTCGATCTGACGGCCAAGAGCATCCCGGTTCTGCGTTATCGATTCATGGGCGCCTATGTGCCGATCACGGACGGCGCCATGCCCGCAGGCGTGGATTTCAGCTCGTTCCAGATCCCGAAGGCGGTAAACAAGGCGAACACGCCGGCGTGGTCGCTCGGCGCCTTTTCGGGCTGCTTGCAGTCCATGACCTTCGACGTGGCGAACCAGTTGGTCTGGCGCTCGCTCATCGGCTGCGAGGGAGCGGAGATCACGGACCGCAAGCCGACAGGGAAACTCGTTCTGGAACTGCCGCGGATGGCGGATTTGGACTGGCCGACCATGGTGTTGTCCGGCGCCGGCACAGCACTGTCGATCACCCATGGGGTGACTGCCGGCCACATCATCGAAATCAAGGCCAGCACAGCCCAGATGACCAATCCGACGTACTCGG
The sequence above is drawn from the Achromobacter xylosoxidans genome and encodes:
- a CDS encoding phage tail tube protein; this translates as MMAKKTRNSVVLAKLQTTAGTAAQPAGATDAVLVRSLTATPLSAEFVERELLRPYMGNSGQIATTQYAQLEFEVELAGAGTAGKAPAWGPLLRASGFAETVTVGTDARYLPVSTDFELITLHYFLDGLFHKIVDARGTVAFDLTAKSIPVLRYRFMGAYVPITDGAMPAGVDFSSFQIPKAVNKANTPAWSLGAFSGCLQSMTFDVANQLVWRSLIGCEGAEITDRKPTGKLVLELPRMADLDWPTMVLSGAGTALSITHGVTAGHIIEIKASTAQMTNPTYSDQEGVTMLNLDTNINPGAVGNDELEIIVR